CTACGACGGTCAGCATGGCCGGATAGCTGAAGTAACGCGCCAAGGCGGCGAGGATCGCGGGCAGCAGGAAACCGGCGTAGGCCAACGAGTAGTACACCCCGGAGATGCCGGCAAGTTCGTCGGGTTCGGCGATGCGCTGGATCTCCAGCAGCCCGGAGACGATCGCGATGCCGTAGGCGCATCCGAGCAGCATCGCCACGACGACCGCGATACCGATGGAGCCCGTGACGGCGGTGACCACGGCCGCGAACACGCCGAGGGCCATGAGGACCATCGACACGACCACCGCACGGGCGCTCGAGTGGTCGTCGAGGCGCCGTGCGACGGGCTGGACCGCGACGCCGCATCCCAGGGTCAGCACGGTCAGGCCCGCGGTATAGAGCAGGGCCCAGTGTCCCAGCCGGTCCGCGACGAGCGCGGGGACGATGGCGTACGCGATCGCCGCGGAGCCGAAGATCCAGGGCGCCATGGGGACGACGACGTGGACGAACCGGCGGTGTGCGGCCGCGGGCACACGCAGGCCATCGATGACGCTGACCGATGGGGTGCCGGTGCGGGTCTCGACGGTGCGCTGCCGGATGGCCCACAGGGCGGGCAGGCACAACACGGCGTGCACCAGATAGGTCAACACCAGTGGCAGCGGGGCGTATTCGGTGAGCAGGCCGGCGCACAGCGGGCCCACCCCGAGGCCGAGTGACAGGCAGATCGAGGCGCGCCGGGCGCCGCTTCCCGGAGAGGCGTCGTCGTCGAACGGCGCCTTCGACAGCTCGGCGATCCAGGCCGAGCCGACGGCCATCGCGATGCCGACCGCGATGCCGCTGAGCAGCCTGCCGACGAAGAGCGCTGAGAAACCCCAATGGTCACCGATCGCGAGGATCACGCTGCCGAGCGCTGAGCTCAGCACACCGAGCGTCATCACCGGCCGTCGGCCGTGCCGGTCGGACAGTGTGGACGCCACCAGCAACCCGGGGATGAGTCCGAGGACGTAGGCGCCGAGCAGCACGTCGACGTCGATCTGGGTGTAGCCGGACTGTTGTGAGTACGCGATGAGCAGCGGGGTGAACTGGTTGCCGCCCCAGCCGATGCAGAAGGCGGCTGCCGCCACCGCGATCCACGGCCGGATCAGGCGATTGGCGGATTGTGTTGCAGTGACACTCATTTCAAGATCACCCGATAGGTCGCTTCCAGATGTGACAGCAGAGCGGATTCGAAGGTGTCGACGTCGCGCTGTTCGATCGCGGTGACGAGCCGGGCATGCTCACCGATGAGCGCGGCAAGCCGCGCACTGTCCGACTGGGCGGCGGCGGCCATCATGCGTCGCTGCCGGTCGCTGAGTGAGCCGTAGAAGCGTTGTCCGATCGGGTTACCCGCGACCTCGACGATGCGGCGGTGGAACGCGTCGTCGGCCGCGGCGAACCGGCGTGCGTCGTTCGCCTCGGCGACTCGACGCTGCTCGTCGACGAGGTCGCTCAGTTCGGTGAACAGGGCGTCGACCGCTTCAGGGGCGCGACACAGCCGGCGCACCGCGGCGGTCTCGAGTGCCAGTCGCATCTCCAGCAGGTCGGTGGCCTCCTGCGGCGGTACCGGGACCACGACCGCGCCGCGGCGGGGGAGGAGTTCGAGCAGTTCTTCGGCTGCCAACCGGAGGAACGCCTCGTGGACCGGAGTGCGGCTGAGGCCGAGTTCGCCGGCGATTTCGACCTCGCTGAGCAGTTGCCCGCCGCGGATGTCCCCGGACAGGATCCGGTCCTTGGTGGCCAGGTACGCGCGTTGACTGTTGCTGGTCGTCTGCACGGCAACCAGCGTAACCCGCCATGCATGCAAAGATGCATGCAAGGTGGTGTGGGGTTCGTTACTGCTGAGCCTGGGTCTGCGGCTGCTTGGCCAGCGCGTCGATGAGCGCCTTGTTGAACGCCGGGATGTCCTTCGGGGACCGGCTGGTGATCAGGTTGCCGTCGACGACGACCTCCTCATCGAGCACCGTCGCACCGGCGTTGCGCAGGTCGGTGCGCAGGCTCGGGTAGGAGGTGAGCGTGCGGCCCTTGGCGACCCCGGCCTCCACCAGCGTCCACGGGCCGTGGCAGATCACCGCGACCGGACGGCCGGAGTTGACGAAGTCGTGCACGAACGCGACCGCCGTGGAATCGGAGCGGAGTTTGTCAGCGTTGACCGTGCCGCCCGGGACCACGAGTGCGTCGAACTCGTCGCCCTTGGCCTCGCTCACCGGTCGGTCGACGGTGTAGGTTCCCGCGGGTTCCAGATCGTGATCGCGGGCGTCGATCGTCCCGCTCTGCAGGGACAGCAATTCGGTGCGCGCGCCGGCCTGCTCAAGCGCCTCGCGCGGTTCGACCAGTTCGCGGCGTTCGACTCCGTCGGTGGCCAGGATGGCGACCTTCTTGCCGTCGAGTGCGTGGGTCATGGTGGGTCTCCCTCAAGTGCGCGGAATGTGATCACCTGGGTGCCTACCCACTGCGGGGGATTCCTACCGGCGACAGACCGGAACCGGTCAGAACGGACTGCTGTTGGACTGGAATTTCGCCGACTCCGGACGCGGGCCGTACCGGCGGATGTAGTCCTCGTGGATGTGCGCCTGCTTCTTGTACCGGATCTCGTCGACCAGGTTCGGGTCGAGTCCGTGCTGTGCCAGGCGGTGCCGACGCCACACCTTGTTGAGGGCGAGCGCCATGAGCAGCGCCCAGACGTAGATGGGCACCGTCATCTCGATGTGCACATACAGCGATGCGGGCAGCAGCCAGAACGGAGCCAGCACCAGCGCGGGCGGGATCGCCATGCGGATCATGTGCCTGCGGACGGCCCCGTGGTCGGCCAGGTCGTGGGCGACCCACTCGCGCATCGAGTCGGGGAGTTGTCTGCCGTACGAATAGGCAATGTACTGAAGCAGATTGGGGCGGTCCCCGTGCCGTTCGTTGGCCATGATGATCCTTGTGTTCAGTGGTTGACACCGTTCGCGGCGAGCGCGGCGGTGTTGACTCGGGTCAGGACCCGATGCAGTTCCTCGAGTTCGGCCAGGTCCACGCCCAGCCGTTCGACGACTTGCGGGGGGATCGCCAGTGCGCGTTCGCGCAGTGCGACCCCGGCGTCGGTGAGCCGAATGTCGGTGGCGCGCTCATCCCCGACGCTACGCGCGCGCGTGACCAGACCGAGCGCCTCGAGGCGTTTGAGCATCGGCGACAGGGTCGCCGAGTCCAGTTGCAGGGTCGCGGCGATCTGCTTCACCGACAGCGGCGGGGTGTCCGGCGAGCTCACCTTGTGGTGGTCCCACAACGCCAGCATCACCAGATACTGCGGGTGGGTGAGACCCAACGGTTCGAGCAGCGGTCGGTAGATCGACAGCACGGCCCGGTTGGTCACGGCCAATGCGAAGCACACCTGGCGTTCGAGGGCGAGGGGGTCGACGTCGACGCCGGATGGTGAGGCCATGACTAGAACGTACGCTAATAGTTAGGGCACTAACAATGTACGTGTGGTCACATACCCAGGGGTGGACGGGCTAGTTTGCGCGGCGCGCGAGCCGCTCGGTGTTGTCGATCAGGATGCTCTTGCCCTGCACGCGGATCCATCCGCGCTGCGCGAAGTCCGACAGCGCCTTGTTGACCGTCTCGCGGGACGAACCGACAAGCTGGGCGATCTCCTCCTGGGTCAGCTCGTGATCGACGCGCAGCGAATTGCCCTCCCGCGTCCCGAACCGCTGCGCGAGGTGCAGCAGCTGTTTGGCGACGCGACCCGGCACGTCGGTGAAGATGAGGTCGGACAGGTTGTCGTTGGTGCGCCGCAGGCGTCGCGCCAGAACCCGCAGCAGCTGCTCGGCGATCTCGGGTCGATCGGAGATCCAGTTGCGCAACACCTTGCGGTGCATCATCACCGCCTGCACTTCCGACAACGCGGTCACCGTCGACGTGCGCGGACCCGGATCGAAGATCGCCAGCTCACCGAACATGTCCGACGGGCCCATCAACGTGAGCAGACTCTCCCGGCCGTCGACCGACTTGCGGCCGATCTTCACCTTGCCGGACGTGATGATGTACAGCGTCTCGCCCGGCTCGCCCTCGGTGAAGACCACCTGACCGCGCCTGAACGACACCGGTTCCAACTGCTGGGCAAGTGCGGCCACCGCGCTGGGTTGCACCCCTTGAAAGATGCCGGCGCGCGCCAGCACTTCGTCCATAGTCGACCCCTATAACCCGTCCGCGATCTGTTACCGCGTTCACACTACAAGAGGCCGGTGTCTCATAAGACCGACTAAATTTCGCGTTCAGAAGAATCCGGTGTTCGCACCGGTCTCCCCACTCCTGCACTCACCTTCTAGGCTCGACGACGAGTGATGGAGCGTGTCCCGTGTACCTACCCCCGAAGTTCGCGTTGAGTTCCGAGCGCATCGATGCCGCCCTGGCCCAGGCAGGCTTCGCCCAGCTTGTCAGCCACGCCGCGACGGGTCTGGTGGTGACGCCGTTGCCGTTGCTCTATGACGTCGAGCGGCACGCGCTGCTGGGTCATGTCGCGCGCGCCAA
This region of Mycolicibacterium goodii genomic DNA includes:
- a CDS encoding MFS transporter, which gives rise to MSVTATQSANRLIRPWIAVAAAAFCIGWGGNQFTPLLIAYSQQSGYTQIDVDVLLGAYVLGLIPGLLVASTLSDRHGRRPVMTLGVLSSALGSVILAIGDHWGFSALFVGRLLSGIAVGIAMAVGSAWIAELSKAPFDDDASPGSGARRASICLSLGLGVGPLCAGLLTEYAPLPLVLTYLVHAVLCLPALWAIRQRTVETRTGTPSVSVIDGLRVPAAAHRRFVHVVVPMAPWIFGSAAIAYAIVPALVADRLGHWALLYTAGLTVLTLGCGVAVQPVARRLDDHSSARAVVVSMVLMALGVFAAVVTAVTGSIGIAVVVAMLLGCAYGIAIVSGLLEIQRIAEPDELAGISGVYYSLAYAGFLLPAILAALARYFSYPAMLTVVGLLAAACTALCASGWSKHLEPRTATATA
- a CDS encoding GntR family transcriptional regulator gives rise to the protein MQTTSNSQRAYLATKDRILSGDIRGGQLLSEVEIAGELGLSRTPVHEAFLRLAAEELLELLPRRGAVVVPVPPQEATDLLEMRLALETAAVRRLCRAPEAVDALFTELSDLVDEQRRVAEANDARRFAAADDAFHRRIVEVAGNPIGQRFYGSLSDRQRRMMAAAAQSDSARLAALIGEHARLVTAIEQRDVDTFESALLSHLEATYRVILK
- a CDS encoding type 1 glutamine amidotransferase domain-containing protein codes for the protein MTHALDGKKVAILATDGVERRELVEPREALEQAGARTELLSLQSGTIDARDHDLEPAGTYTVDRPVSEAKGDEFDALVVPGGTVNADKLRSDSTAVAFVHDFVNSGRPVAVICHGPWTLVEAGVAKGRTLTSYPSLRTDLRNAGATVLDEEVVVDGNLITSRSPKDIPAFNKALIDALAKQPQTQAQQ
- a CDS encoding DUF5313 domain-containing protein, translated to MANERHGDRPNLLQYIAYSYGRQLPDSMREWVAHDLADHGAVRRHMIRMAIPPALVLAPFWLLPASLYVHIEMTVPIYVWALLMALALNKVWRRHRLAQHGLDPNLVDEIRYKKQAHIHEDYIRRYGPRPESAKFQSNSSPF
- a CDS encoding MarR family winged helix-turn-helix transcriptional regulator produces the protein MASPSGVDVDPLALERQVCFALAVTNRAVLSIYRPLLEPLGLTHPQYLVMLALWDHHKVSSPDTPPLSVKQIAATLQLDSATLSPMLKRLEALGLVTRARSVGDERATDIRLTDAGVALRERALAIPPQVVERLGVDLAELEELHRVLTRVNTAALAANGVNH
- a CDS encoding Crp/Fnr family transcriptional regulator; this translates as MDEVLARAGIFQGVQPSAVAALAQQLEPVSFRRGQVVFTEGEPGETLYIITSGKVKIGRKSVDGRESLLTLMGPSDMFGELAIFDPGPRTSTVTALSEVQAVMMHRKVLRNWISDRPEIAEQLLRVLARRLRRTNDNLSDLIFTDVPGRVAKQLLHLAQRFGTREGNSLRVDHELTQEEIAQLVGSSRETVNKALSDFAQRGWIRVQGKSILIDNTERLARRAN